The Methyloferula stellata AR4 genome includes a window with the following:
- a CDS encoding ABC transporter substrate-binding protein encodes MKFSRVRLILAMASALMMATHAEAETLKVRVGVIPVIGASPLFVADREGWLREAGLDLSIATFESGPNIIQAAAGGGIDLYVAGIAPLAVGRTKGVDFRVVAATAVDENVLVAGAKLHSYFKSGVAPAAAFRQFHADTGRPAKIATQPPGSVPAANLQYWLREAVHVDPADVQIVPIGIDATQQAILANAVDAATVREPTLTIIQQRNPAIALIASGEELFPGQPGTVVAVYGPFLERHPEAVQAIVNGIVRAIDELQKTPDRAVPHIEAALSKGIVDQATIRKSLSSPAVHFVADPQAIMASTKALLAYQVKLGAVTEAPSIDGLFDRRFYEKALGKEKEKTVND; translated from the coding sequence ATGAAATTCAGCCGCGTAAGGCTTATTTTGGCAATGGCCTCGGCCTTGATGATGGCGACCCACGCCGAAGCCGAAACGCTCAAAGTCCGGGTCGGCGTCATTCCGGTGATCGGCGCTTCTCCGCTTTTTGTCGCCGACAGAGAAGGCTGGTTGCGCGAAGCGGGCCTCGATTTGTCCATCGCGACTTTCGAGTCGGGGCCAAACATCATTCAGGCCGCGGCAGGTGGAGGGATCGATCTTTATGTGGCAGGCATCGCGCCGCTCGCGGTTGGCCGCACGAAGGGCGTCGATTTCCGCGTCGTCGCGGCAACCGCCGTCGATGAAAACGTACTCGTCGCAGGCGCCAAGCTGCACTCCTATTTCAAGTCCGGCGTGGCGCCGGCCGCGGCCTTTAGACAGTTTCATGCCGACACGGGCCGGCCTGCCAAGATCGCGACCCAGCCGCCAGGTTCGGTGCCCGCCGCCAATCTGCAATATTGGCTGCGCGAAGCCGTTCATGTCGATCCGGCTGATGTTCAAATTGTTCCGATCGGCATAGATGCGACCCAACAAGCCATCCTGGCCAATGCGGTCGATGCGGCAACCGTGCGCGAGCCGACCTTGACGATTATCCAGCAGCGCAATCCCGCAATTGCGCTCATCGCATCGGGTGAAGAGCTGTTTCCCGGCCAGCCGGGAACCGTCGTCGCCGTCTACGGCCCATTCCTGGAACGGCATCCTGAAGCCGTACAAGCGATCGTCAACGGCATTGTGCGTGCGATCGACGAATTACAAAAGACGCCGGACCGCGCCGTGCCCCATATCGAAGCTGCGCTGTCGAAAGGTATCGTGGATCAGGCAACGATCCGCAAATCGCTGTCGTCGCCGGCCGTGCATTTCGTCGCCGATCCGCAAGCGATCATGGCGTCCACGAAGGCATTGCTCGCCTATCAAGTGAAGCTCGGCGCGGTTACCGAGGCCCCGAGCATCGACGGGCTTTTCGACCGGCGCTTTTATGAAAAAGCCCTGGGCAAGGAAAAGGAAAAGACGGTCAACGATTAG
- a CDS encoding DUF3604 domain-containing protein, whose protein sequence is MPPSSDDNDERASKLNARLGAHIAPHDLYARTKNLPFAGTLRCNVDCVEAGSWQEILLDYEVGAGGIADGATFKVTFKFYSDWALFQTADPTAANYLSAEYQAGPLAAGQSPASVQYLSVRFDQKGHERPFQKAVIVDIVDGYLNAGDHILIRLGDRRGGGPGTRVQTFIEDHFRFRAYVDILGTSRFVAVPGDVSLRIAAGPAARIILNGPRFARPGVAAPFHLSLQDRWGNIVSDTGGAIHLTAFGQDGVLFSRDLTLPAQGWAAVAVDDLPSDRGDLRFVAEALQARDIAPAEAFLSVFDDAPSPRAYYADLHVHAHDTVGTNSPAYNAAFARDIGGIDVFGYTANDFQITDANWKDGVETIGTFNEPGRFIAYPVQEWCGSSTAGGDHKVIFLGDEPPEFPYNRKGEHNRTLLWNEDMKGASANLGRWPIEELWDAYLDRPEAHLVIPHVGGRRYIADWHHPELERLVEIASSWGHFPWLYQDVIERGYRLGVCANSDEHRGRPAGGAPGVQVFGVRGGLTGIFAESLDRAAIGVALRARHTFATTGERTALIVRCGDHIQGDAFEHTGSAEISYRFLGDLGWDELAAFDQTGLIWRRNLHEELGFSDRLIRLRWGGARIKDRYRWASWNGRIRILNGTIHRFSASGFEHVEETAWRAGPTDVGFRSETYGDADSIEIEVSNLSAARFIVEGTIGGFVKVGDPRKPAPFIHRPDFHWEISGAELLENGELRLDLGGTDLFLALERLTASPLPRDISGHFTVEPVNGPFGFRPVYLFGRQRDDAKIWSSAQFITFTEALESGKDR, encoded by the coding sequence GTGCCACCTTCCAGTGACGACAATGACGAGCGCGCCTCGAAGCTTAACGCGAGGCTTGGCGCGCATATCGCGCCGCATGATCTCTATGCCAGGACGAAAAACCTTCCCTTTGCAGGAACTCTTCGATGCAATGTCGATTGCGTCGAGGCCGGTTCCTGGCAGGAGATTCTTCTCGATTATGAGGTCGGCGCGGGCGGCATAGCTGATGGTGCCACTTTCAAAGTGACATTTAAGTTCTACTCGGACTGGGCTTTATTCCAGACGGCCGATCCCACCGCGGCGAATTACCTCTCCGCTGAATACCAGGCAGGTCCTTTGGCCGCAGGCCAGTCGCCAGCAAGCGTTCAATATCTATCCGTTCGCTTCGATCAGAAGGGCCACGAGCGTCCTTTTCAAAAGGCGGTCATCGTCGATATTGTCGATGGTTATCTGAACGCTGGCGATCATATCCTCATTCGGCTTGGTGACCGGCGTGGCGGCGGACCCGGCACGCGTGTTCAGACCTTTATCGAGGACCATTTCAGGTTTCGCGCCTATGTCGACATTCTCGGTACCTCGCGTTTCGTCGCGGTGCCGGGCGATGTCTCGTTGCGTATCGCGGCTGGTCCCGCGGCCCGCATCATCCTCAATGGACCACGTTTCGCGCGCCCCGGCGTAGCCGCGCCCTTCCATCTGTCGCTGCAGGATCGTTGGGGCAATATCGTGAGCGACACGGGGGGCGCTATCCATTTGACTGCCTTCGGGCAAGATGGGGTGCTTTTCAGCCGCGACCTCACGTTGCCTGCGCAAGGCTGGGCCGCCGTTGCCGTTGATGATCTGCCGTCGGATCGTGGCGATCTGCGATTCGTTGCAGAGGCTCTGCAAGCCCGCGACATTGCTCCCGCCGAGGCCTTCCTTTCCGTCTTTGACGACGCGCCAAGTCCTCGCGCGTACTATGCCGATCTTCACGTTCATGCGCATGACACGGTCGGCACCAATAGCCCGGCTTATAATGCTGCTTTCGCGCGGGATATCGGCGGCATAGATGTCTTTGGCTATACCGCGAACGACTTTCAAATCACCGATGCGAATTGGAAGGACGGCGTCGAGACAATCGGCACATTCAACGAGCCGGGACGCTTCATCGCCTATCCGGTGCAGGAATGGTGCGGCAGTTCGACGGCCGGCGGCGATCATAAAGTGATCTTCTTGGGCGATGAGCCGCCGGAGTTTCCCTATAACCGCAAGGGCGAGCACAATCGCACTTTGCTCTGGAATGAAGATATGAAAGGCGCCTCGGCCAATCTCGGCCGCTGGCCGATCGAAGAGCTTTGGGACGCCTATCTCGACAGACCCGAGGCGCATCTCGTCATCCCGCATGTCGGCGGCCGCCGTTACATCGCGGATTGGCACCACCCGGAGCTGGAACGGTTGGTCGAGATTGCTTCGTCCTGGGGGCATTTTCCCTGGCTCTATCAAGATGTGATTGAACGCGGCTACAGACTCGGAGTCTGCGCCAATAGCGACGAACATCGCGGCCGTCCTGCCGGTGGTGCGCCGGGTGTGCAGGTCTTTGGGGTGCGCGGTGGGCTGACAGGCATTTTCGCGGAAAGCCTCGATCGTGCCGCGATCGGTGTGGCCTTGCGTGCCCGTCATACCTTCGCGACGACGGGTGAACGCACTGCACTGATCGTTCGTTGCGGCGACCACATCCAAGGCGATGCTTTCGAACACACAGGGTCAGCCGAGATCAGCTATCGCTTTTTGGGCGATCTCGGATGGGATGAGCTTGCAGCCTTCGATCAAACCGGCCTTATCTGGCGGCGTAACCTTCACGAAGAGCTTGGTTTCTCCGACCGGCTCATCCGATTGCGCTGGGGCGGCGCACGGATCAAGGATCGTTACCGTTGGGCGAGTTGGAACGGCCGCATCCGTATCTTGAACGGAACGATCCATCGCTTTTCGGCGAGTGGCTTCGAACATGTCGAGGAAACGGCATGGCGTGCCGGACCAACGGATGTTGGCTTTCGCTCGGAAACCTATGGCGATGCGGATTCCATAGAGATTGAAGTAAGCAATCTAAGTGCTGCGCGCTTCATCGTCGAAGGCACGATCGGCGGCTTTGTGAAAGTTGGTGATCCGCGCAAGCCTGCGCCCTTCATTCACAGGCCGGATTTTCATTGGGAGATCTCCGGCGCCGAGCTTCTCGAAAATGGCGAGTTGCGCCTCGATCTCGGCGGCACCGATCTCTTTCTAGCGCTCGAGCGCTTGACGGCATCCCCCTTGCCGCGGGACATTTCCGGGCACTTCACTGTTGAACCGGTCAATGGCCCCTTCGGCTTCAGGCCGGTCTATCTGTTCGGCCGCCAGCGCGACGACGCGAAGATCTGGTCCTCGGCGCAATTCATCACTTTCACGGAAGCTCTGGAGTCAGGAAAAGATCGTTGA
- a CDS encoding ABC transporter ATP-binding protein yields the protein MDPVIEIEGLSLAYEREGAVTEILRGLDLTVERGEFVAIVGASGVGKSTLLRVLMGLAAPSSGTVKVHADPNSERAMALVFQDARLLPWRRVITNVGFGLEKTKLGKSERRERALTVLRSVGLESFANRYPHQLSGGQRQRVALARALAVNPSIMLMDEPFSALDALTRQALQDELTRVWNAFGKTVLFVTHDIDEAVYLADRVVALGGKPGEVKASLSIDVPRPRERQDRVLQAHAQRVKDELKAEAIARDDWVI from the coding sequence ATGGATCCGGTCATCGAGATCGAAGGCCTGAGCCTCGCTTACGAGCGCGAAGGCGCCGTCACCGAGATTCTCCGCGGTCTCGATCTGACTGTGGAGCGCGGCGAATTCGTTGCGATCGTCGGGGCCTCGGGGGTCGGCAAATCGACCCTGCTACGGGTGTTGATGGGGCTCGCCGCGCCGTCGTCAGGCACGGTTAAGGTTCACGCCGATCCAAATTCGGAACGGGCCATGGCGCTGGTTTTTCAGGATGCGCGTCTGCTGCCGTGGCGACGCGTCATTACCAACGTGGGCTTCGGCCTCGAGAAGACCAAGCTCGGCAAGAGCGAGCGGCGCGAACGGGCTTTGACCGTTCTGCGCAGCGTCGGTCTGGAGAGCTTCGCGAACCGCTACCCGCATCAATTGTCAGGCGGTCAAAGGCAGCGGGTAGCACTTGCAAGAGCACTTGCCGTCAATCCGTCGATCATGCTGATGGACGAACCTTTCAGCGCACTCGACGCTTTGACGCGGCAAGCGTTGCAGGATGAATTGACCCGCGTCTGGAACGCGTTCGGCAAGACCGTCCTTTTCGTCACACATGACATAGATGAAGCTGTCTATCTGGCGGATCGCGTGGTTGCACTCGGCGGCAAGCCCGGGGAGGTCAAAGCCTCTCTTTCGATCGATGTGCCACGGCCGCGCGAGCGGCAAGATCGCGTCTTGCAGGCCCATGCACAGCGAGTCAAAGACGAACTCAAGGCGGAAGCCATCGCAAGGGACGATTGGGTGATCTGA
- a CDS encoding DUF971 domain-containing protein — MTADPIRPARDEAIFDQAATPEEVVLAADRRHLRLSWRSGDKMTLGAEDMRLACRCAWCSRARIEGTFEAHFEDASIASIEPIGDYALNIGFADGHARGIFPWTYLRTIGVLSKDSNAGSSE; from the coding sequence ATGACAGCCGATCCGATACGCCCGGCACGCGACGAAGCCATATTCGATCAAGCGGCCACACCTGAAGAGGTCGTGCTCGCGGCCGACCGCCGTCATTTGCGGCTGAGCTGGCGCAGCGGCGATAAGATGACGCTCGGCGCCGAAGACATGCGGCTTGCCTGCCGTTGCGCCTGGTGTTCGCGCGCCCGGATCGAAGGGACGTTCGAAGCGCATTTCGAAGACGCCTCCATTGCCTCCATCGAACCTATTGGAGATTACGCGCTTAACATTGGTTTCGCTGATGGCCATGCGCGCGGCATTTTCCCGTGGACCTATCTTCGTACGATCGGGGTCTTGTCTAAAGACTCAAACGCCGGATCATCAGAATGA
- a CDS encoding ABC transporter permease: protein MNRYLLSAIGLTVFLLVWQSIPLLDPSAQALLPVPSQLPAAFLREVRSGIWIVCVGQSLSHYFYGLVLGILFGIGIGILTGMYRSLEVALSWVIRTLRPIPGLAWIPFAILWFGVEQAAAIFIIAIGVFWIVFFAAHAAIRNVDHELIEVAEAFGFTSGWEKLVKVLFPASLPGILVGVRTALGQAWMAVVAAELFGVPGLGQRMNQAASLLATDIVVVYMLTIAALYGLVDTGFLLAQSRFLSWKT from the coding sequence TTGAACCGTTATCTCTTATCTGCGATCGGTCTGACGGTCTTCCTTCTGGTTTGGCAATCGATTCCATTGCTTGATCCGAGCGCGCAGGCGCTCTTGCCGGTGCCGAGCCAATTGCCGGCGGCTTTCTTGCGTGAAGTCCGAAGCGGCATCTGGATCGTTTGCGTCGGGCAAAGCCTCTCGCATTATTTCTATGGTCTCGTTCTCGGCATCCTGTTCGGCATCGGGATCGGTATCCTCACGGGAATGTACCGCAGCCTGGAAGTCGCGCTGAGCTGGGTGATCCGGACTCTGCGTCCGATTCCGGGGCTTGCCTGGATTCCATTTGCCATTCTCTGGTTCGGAGTGGAGCAAGCCGCGGCGATCTTCATTATCGCGATCGGGGTGTTCTGGATCGTGTTTTTCGCGGCCCATGCGGCGATCCGCAACGTCGATCACGAACTCATCGAAGTGGCTGAGGCCTTCGGCTTTACAAGCGGCTGGGAGAAGCTCGTGAAGGTTCTCTTTCCCGCAAGCCTTCCAGGCATTCTGGTTGGCGTTCGCACGGCTCTCGGACAAGCCTGGATGGCGGTCGTCGCCGCCGAACTTTTCGGCGTTCCGGGGCTTGGGCAGAGGATGAATCAGGCGGCGAGCCTGCTCGCGACCGACATCGTCGTGGTCTATATGTTGACGATCGCCGCGCTCTATGGCCTCGTCGACACCGGCTTTCTGCTTGCCCAATCGCGCTTCCTGTCATGGAAGACGTGA